The genomic segment TAGGATTACCTATAGATGAAGACAACGAACCGGAAAAAACCGACCAGCGTATAAAAAATTGGATTGAGCTCATTAAACCTGTTATTGAATAAGTTTTTTGAAATGAAAGTCTTCAATCATTTACTATACGAATACGAAAAAGGCATTAGAGACCTTGTACTGCATACGTTCAGACCTTCAATTTTGGATTATATTATCGGTAAATTAGAAAATAGAAATATAAAATACCTTATAAGTAAAGTCAACGATAAGAAGTACAACATCTTTTTTGGGTCTGATGCTTGTGTGGAGATAGTAAGACATATTGGCAACAAACCATTGTACCAATACACTAATGAAGAAGATTTTATTTTAGGAATTATGCTTGGCTATAACCGTCACGACCAATGTGTTAGATATCTTAGAACAGCAAATTCAATAAAACAACTACATACATAATTAATTTGCCATATTATCATAATAGACTGTGATAGTACTTTTTTAAGTTTTAATAATTTTGTAAAAAAAAGCGACTATAAAAGTCGCTTTTTAATTTAATGCTTTCTTCGGTTATATTAGAATATTCTGTATCCTAATGATAGTCCAAAGCCTATATTTTTTGTGCTTTCATTAGGTTTAATTCCTTGTACTTTGGTAGTAATATCTGTTAAACCTAATTGTGCAACTAAAGCAGCCGATAGTTTGGAAGAAAATTCGTAACCTACCATAATGTTAGCACCAATATCTAAAGGTTTATAATAAATAGCAACAGGATCGCCTACCTTTACATCGTTTTTAAATTTAACATCCATGTTGCCTTGTTTGCCTCCTAATCCAAAAGCAAAGTAAGGACCAGCTCCAAGTAAAAGATCTCCTGAGCCTAAACCTCCTTTATATAAAAAGTACACAGGTATTTCAATATAGTTTAAAGAAGTTTTAGTAACAACTTCTTCACCTAATAAACCTTTCACTTTGCTGGTAGTACCTTTTGCAGAATACAATAATTCGGGACGTAGATAAAATTCGTCGGCAATTGCAAATTCAGCAAATACACCGGCATTAAAAGTAGGTTTTATTTTATTAGTTTCTATTTTATTGTTATCAATTTTTTCATTCATGTTTACCATGTTGAATGAACCCTTAACACCAACGTGAAGTTGAGCAAATAGGTTACTGCTTAAAAAAAGTGCAACTAAAAATGATGTTGTTAAAATTAGTTTTTTCATAAAAAAATTTTTTTAATTGTTAATTAATGTGTTTGTTGTTTTATTGTTTGTTAATTTGTTTTTCTACGCTCACATGATATTGTATAGTAAACGTATATTTCATTGTTAGATATTAAAACATCCTGTATCCTAATGATATTCCAAAGCCTATATTTT from the Lentimicrobiaceae bacterium genome contains:
- a CDS encoding porin family protein, which produces MKKLILTTSFLVALFLSSNLFAQLHVGVKGSFNMVNMNEKIDNNKIETNKIKPTFNAGVFAEFAIADEFYLRPELLYSAKGTTSKVKGLLGEEVVTKTSLNYIEIPVYFLYKGGLGSGDLLLGAGPYFAFGLGGKQGNMDVKFKNDVKVGDPVAIYYKPLDIGANIMVGYEFSSKLSAALVAQLGLTDITTKVQGIKPNESTKNIGFGLSLGYRIF
- a CDS encoding DUF2023 family protein, with the translated sequence MKVFNHLLYEYEKGIRDLVLHTFRPSILDYIIGKLENRNIKYLISKVNDKKYNIFFGSDACVEIVRHIGNKPLYQYTNEEDFILGIMLGYNRHDQCVRYLRTANSIKQLHT